In Pseudomonas lalkuanensis, the following are encoded in one genomic region:
- a CDS encoding SDR family oxidoreductase has product MNAPLMLEPQRFAVKGDGVELAAYRWGNAAGPTLLLVHGYPDNHEVWLPLIRELAADCQIIAYDVRGAGASDIPRKTGNYRLEKLANDLEAVIKAVSPDRPVHLVAHDWGSIQSWEAVTEPRIQPLLASYTTISGPCLDHVGHWMRARLKEKRPRAFGQVIGQLVSSWYIGFFHTPLVPELLWRAGLARAWPTLLRRLEGVRESRPNPTQASDGHHGVKLYRANFITSLFRPRQRPTEVPVQLIVPTRDRFVRPQLFQDLDRWVPRLWRREVAAGHWQLMADPSRLAGWIREFVDHLEGGDASRALQLAKVRPGSGSFAGKLVLVTGAGGGIGRATLLEFAERGASVLAADIDLAAAERSAELARALGAEAWARRLDVSDSAQMETFAAWVRDAFGSPDLVVNNAGIGMAGAMLDTRPEDWERLLRVNLWSVIDGCRLFARQMLEAGKGGHIVNVASAAAFVPSRNYAAYATSKAAVLMLSECLRAELAGKGIGVTAICPGLVNTGIIQATRFNGLDGEAEARRKAKVQRLYQRRNLTAETVATRIADAVERNKPVQAVGSEAHLSVAQWRFAPWLSRLLARLNLSA; this is encoded by the coding sequence ATGAACGCGCCGCTGATGCTGGAACCCCAGCGCTTCGCCGTGAAGGGCGATGGCGTCGAACTGGCCGCCTACCGCTGGGGCAACGCCGCCGGCCCGACCCTGCTGCTGGTCCACGGCTATCCCGATAACCACGAGGTCTGGTTGCCGCTGATCCGCGAGCTGGCCGCCGACTGCCAGATCATCGCCTACGACGTACGTGGCGCCGGCGCCTCGGACATTCCGCGCAAGACCGGCAACTACCGGCTGGAGAAGCTGGCCAATGACCTGGAAGCGGTGATCAAGGCTGTCAGCCCCGATCGCCCGGTGCACCTGGTGGCCCACGACTGGGGCTCGATCCAGTCCTGGGAAGCGGTGACCGAACCCCGCATCCAGCCGCTGCTGGCCTCCTACACCACGATTTCCGGCCCCTGCCTCGATCATGTCGGCCACTGGATGCGCGCCCGCCTGAAGGAGAAGCGCCCGCGTGCGTTCGGCCAGGTCATCGGGCAACTGGTCAGTTCCTGGTACATCGGCTTCTTCCATACCCCACTGGTGCCTGAGCTGCTCTGGCGCGCCGGGCTGGCCCGCGCCTGGCCGACCCTGCTGCGGCGGCTGGAAGGCGTCCGCGAATCACGGCCCAATCCGACCCAGGCGTCCGATGGCCACCACGGGGTCAAGCTCTACCGCGCCAACTTCATCACCAGCCTGTTCCGCCCGCGCCAGCGCCCGACCGAGGTGCCGGTGCAACTGATCGTGCCCACCCGCGACCGCTTCGTCCGTCCGCAGCTGTTCCAGGATCTCGATCGCTGGGTACCGCGCCTGTGGCGCCGAGAGGTGGCCGCCGGCCACTGGCAACTGATGGCCGATCCGAGCCGCCTGGCCGGCTGGATCCGCGAGTTCGTCGATCACCTGGAAGGAGGCGACGCCAGCCGCGCCCTGCAACTGGCCAAGGTACGCCCCGGCAGTGGCAGCTTCGCCGGCAAGCTCGTACTGGTGACCGGTGCCGGCGGCGGTATCGGCCGCGCCACGCTGCTGGAATTCGCCGAGCGCGGCGCTAGCGTGCTGGCCGCCGATATCGACCTGGCCGCCGCCGAGCGCAGCGCGGAGCTGGCCAGGGCCCTGGGCGCCGAAGCCTGGGCCAGGCGGCTGGACGTCAGCGACAGCGCACAGATGGAGACCTTCGCCGCCTGGGTGCGGGACGCGTTCGGCAGCCCGGACCTGGTGGTCAACAACGCCGGCATCGGCATGGCCGGCGCCATGCTCGACACCCGCCCAGAGGATTGGGAACGCCTGCTGCGGGTCAACCTGTGGAGCGTGATCGACGGCTGCCGGCTGTTTGCCCGGCAGATGCTGGAGGCCGGCAAGGGCGGGCATATCGTCAACGTCGCCTCGGCGGCCGCCTTCGTGCCCTCGCGCAACTACGCCGCCTATGCCACCAGCAAGGCCGCGGTGCTGATGCTCAGCGAATGCCTGCGAGCCGAACTGGCCGGCAAGGGCATCGGTGTTACCGCGATCTGCCCGGGGCTGGTCAATACCGGAATCATCCAGGCCACCCGCTTCAACGGCCTGGACGGGGAAGCCGAAGCCAGGCGCAAGGCCAAGGTGCAGCGCCTCTACCAGCGCCGCAACCTCACCGCCGAAACCGTCGCCACCCGCATCGCCGATGCGGTGGAGCGCAACAAGCCGGTGCAGGCCGTGGGGAGCGAGGCCCATCTCAGCGTTGCCCAATGGCGCTTCGCCCCCTGGCTGTCGCGCCTGTTGGCGCGCCTCAACCTGTCTGCCTGA
- a CDS encoding GlxA family transcriptional regulator, with product MEDLNSRERPLRVGLLLLPSFPSLGLAAVAEPLAIANWLSQKPLFQWTLLSLDGQPVQASNGLSSQVEAGISPEQEFDLCFVIASFDVHRHCRNNLLKSWLRKQALFGAVLVGVETGTELLAAAGVLDGYDAAVHWDNLPGFQESYPKVRSRAQLYCLDRQRLTCAGAAAILDMMLTWLGSRVDADLAREIGMHLLVGQVRAPTESQLDDGQQGEPLHEGKLRRAVRLMEQTLEEPLDCEAIASRVGLSRRQLERQFKQHTGLSPLKYYIALRLARAHNLLQQTNLSVAQVAASSGFGSLEHFSRAYRARFGCPPSEDRSQTWTAPVMRQPLTRQGA from the coding sequence GTGGAAGACCTGAACTCCCGGGAACGCCCGCTGCGCGTCGGCCTGCTGCTGTTGCCGTCGTTCCCCAGCCTGGGGCTGGCGGCGGTGGCCGAGCCGTTGGCCATCGCCAACTGGCTGAGCCAGAAACCGCTGTTCCAGTGGACCCTGTTGTCGCTGGACGGCCAGCCGGTGCAGGCCAGCAATGGCCTGTCCAGCCAGGTGGAGGCGGGCATCAGCCCGGAGCAGGAGTTCGACCTCTGCTTCGTCATCGCCAGCTTCGATGTGCACCGGCACTGCCGCAACAACCTGCTGAAGAGTTGGCTGCGCAAGCAGGCACTGTTCGGCGCCGTGCTGGTGGGCGTGGAAACCGGCACCGAGCTTCTGGCCGCCGCCGGCGTGCTGGACGGCTATGACGCCGCGGTGCACTGGGACAACCTGCCGGGCTTCCAGGAGAGTTATCCCAAGGTGCGCTCCCGCGCCCAGCTCTACTGCCTGGACCGCCAGCGCCTGACCTGCGCCGGCGCTGCCGCCATCCTCGACATGATGCTGACCTGGCTGGGCAGCCGGGTCGATGCTGATCTCGCCCGGGAGATCGGCATGCACCTGCTGGTGGGGCAGGTGCGTGCGCCCACGGAGAGCCAGCTGGACGATGGCCAGCAGGGCGAACCGCTGCACGAGGGCAAGTTGCGCCGCGCGGTCAGGCTGATGGAGCAGACGCTGGAAGAGCCCCTGGACTGCGAGGCCATCGCCAGCCGCGTCGGCCTGTCGCGCCGGCAGCTGGAACGCCAGTTCAAGCAGCACACGGGGCTGTCGCCGCTGAAGTACTACATCGCCCTGCGCCTGGCCCGCGCCCACAACCTGCTGCAACAGACCAACCTCAGCGTCGCCCAGGTGGCGGCCAGTTCCGGCTTCGGCTCCCTGGAACATTTCTCCCGCGCCTACCGCGCCCGTTTCGGCTGCCCGCCCAGCGAAGACCGCAGCCAGACCTGGACCGCCCCGGTGATGCGCCAGCCACTGACCCGGCAGGGGGCGTAG
- a CDS encoding aromatic ring-hydroxylating oxygenase subunit alpha: MQSVEAIKLQTSIEGWAEQDPETAFTLPSRYFFEESLFKAERDRIFMHAWHVAGHKSEFREPGQYVVVDLFDQSVVVARGMKGEIRAFHNVCQHRGNRLLEGRRGTTGGVVRCAYHSWCYEMDGSLRSAPRCERMKDFELQQFNIPQVRVEELGGFIYFNLDPKAPSLAELFPGADEEMHRVFPDLDRMRLIEEQDVIVPANWKVIMDNSIEGYHFKLSGPCHIDLAKLIDFKGYRLTRRDNWWTYIAPANLQAGEAYGVKLREDLNPHECFFNIGMWPNNTFYTFPFSEFLGTFIMIPLDAERSLLRFGYYSSNEETAEVSKACMRWMNEELGPEDIELNITVQKGLHSLGYDQGRYMIDAQRSNESEHLVHHFHRLVFQGIHGEERA; this comes from the coding sequence ATGCAATCCGTCGAAGCCATCAAGCTGCAAACCTCCATCGAAGGCTGGGCCGAACAGGACCCCGAAACCGCCTTTACCCTGCCGTCGCGCTACTTCTTCGAGGAGAGCCTGTTCAAGGCCGAACGCGACCGCATTTTCATGCACGCCTGGCATGTGGCCGGGCACAAGAGTGAGTTCCGCGAGCCGGGCCAGTACGTGGTGGTGGACCTGTTCGACCAGAGCGTGGTGGTGGCGCGCGGCATGAAGGGCGAGATCCGAGCCTTCCACAACGTCTGCCAGCACCGTGGCAACCGCCTGCTGGAAGGCCGTCGCGGCACCACCGGCGGCGTGGTGCGCTGCGCCTACCATTCCTGGTGCTACGAGATGGACGGCAGCCTGCGCAGTGCCCCCCGTTGCGAGCGCATGAAGGACTTCGAGCTGCAGCAGTTCAATATCCCGCAGGTGCGGGTGGAGGAACTGGGTGGCTTCATCTACTTCAACCTCGATCCCAAGGCGCCGTCCCTGGCCGAGCTGTTCCCCGGCGCCGACGAGGAGATGCACCGGGTCTTCCCCGACCTGGACCGCATGCGCCTGATCGAGGAGCAGGACGTGATCGTGCCGGCCAACTGGAAGGTGATCATGGACAACTCCATCGAGGGCTATCACTTCAAGCTGTCCGGTCCCTGCCACATCGACCTGGCCAAGCTGATCGACTTCAAGGGCTACCGCCTGACCAGGCGCGACAACTGGTGGACCTACATCGCCCCGGCCAACCTCCAGGCCGGCGAAGCCTACGGGGTGAAGCTGCGGGAAGACCTGAACCCGCACGAGTGCTTTTTCAACATCGGCATGTGGCCGAACAACACCTTCTACACCTTCCCGTTCTCCGAGTTCCTCGGCACCTTCATCATGATTCCGCTGGATGCCGAGCGCTCCCTGCTGCGCTTCGGCTACTACAGCTCGAACGAGGAGACGGCGGAAGTCAGCAAGGCCTGCATGCGCTGGATGAACGAAGAGCTGGGGCCGGAAGACATCGAGCTCAACATCACCGTGCAGAAGGGCCTGCATTCCCTCGGCTACGACCAGGGCCGCTACATGATCGACGCCCAGCGCAGCAACGAGAGCGAGCACCTGGTGCATCACTTCCATCGCCTGGTGTTCCAGGGCATCCACGGCGAGGAGCGGGCCTGA
- a CDS encoding class II aldolase and adducin N-terminal domain-containing protein, whose amino-acid sequence MDKLDHWQARVDLACAFRWAARLGLHEAIANHFSLAVSADGRQFLINPYGKHFSEIRASDLILVDADDPSTLDRPDAPDITAWALHGALHRNQPRARCVLHTHSKYATALACLADSRLPPIEQNCMRFFERVAIDEGFDGMGLGDEAERVSRLLDGKPVLLMGNHGVMVAATSVAQAFDDLYYFERACETYMTALATGRPLRIASDEVARKTARQWLEYPDFAEKHFAALRRMLDREEVEYRL is encoded by the coding sequence ATGGACAAGCTCGATCACTGGCAGGCGCGGGTCGACCTCGCCTGCGCCTTCCGCTGGGCCGCGCGCCTGGGCCTGCACGAGGCCATCGCCAACCACTTCAGCCTGGCGGTATCCGCCGATGGGCGGCAGTTCCTGATCAACCCCTACGGCAAGCACTTCTCGGAAATCCGCGCCAGCGACCTGATCCTGGTGGACGCCGACGACCCGAGCACCCTCGACCGCCCCGACGCCCCGGACATCACCGCCTGGGCCCTGCATGGGGCCCTGCACCGCAACCAGCCCCGGGCCCGCTGCGTGCTGCACACCCACTCGAAATACGCCACCGCGCTGGCCTGCCTGGCCGACTCGCGGCTGCCGCCCATCGAGCAGAACTGCATGCGCTTCTTCGAGCGCGTGGCGATCGATGAAGGCTTCGACGGCATGGGGCTGGGTGACGAGGCGGAACGGGTCAGCCGCCTGCTGGATGGCAAGCCGGTGCTGCTGATGGGCAACCACGGCGTGATGGTCGCCGCCACCAGCGTGGCCCAGGCCTTCGACGACCTCTACTACTTCGAGCGCGCCTGCGAGACCTACATGACCGCGCTGGCCACCGGCCGGCCGCTGCGCATCGCCAGCGACGAAGTAGCGCGCAAGACGGCGCGGCAATGGCTGGAGTATCCGGACTTCGCCGAGAAGCACTTCGCGGCGCTCAGGCGGATGCTGGATCGGGAGGAGGTGGAGTATCGGTTGTAG
- a CDS encoding M24 family metallopeptidase: MPAPALSAQDLSEFRNVQQLAYRCAQAIAAELKPGISEKEAAALMKTWLQDHGVRDWFHQPFAWFGPRTAFKGFDGLRHLGGFNLAFYPGKQRLEEGMPFILDCAPTLGAYTADIGYSGALGSNLVVERLMDDLMEHRQLILDLVQQRQPLARVSQAVDSLCARQGTLPRHKAYPFEVLAHRVEKLGERKQGLSIARFGVRNIYTLTRNALITGRREGWSPLWSSNSRSEHPPTPGLWAVEPHLGFRGVGAKFEELLVVTGDSAFWLDDDLPHVRRWQARQQGKQVAA; this comes from the coding sequence ATGCCCGCCCCTGCCCTCAGCGCCCAAGACCTTTCCGAGTTCCGCAATGTGCAGCAACTGGCCTACCGCTGCGCACAAGCCATCGCCGCCGAACTGAAACCCGGCATCAGCGAAAAGGAAGCCGCCGCCCTGATGAAGACCTGGTTGCAGGATCACGGTGTGCGCGACTGGTTCCACCAGCCCTTCGCCTGGTTCGGTCCACGCACCGCCTTCAAGGGCTTCGACGGATTGCGCCACCTGGGCGGCTTCAACCTGGCCTTCTACCCCGGCAAGCAGCGACTGGAGGAAGGCATGCCGTTCATCCTCGACTGCGCGCCTACCCTGGGCGCCTACACGGCGGATATCGGCTACTCCGGTGCCCTGGGCAGCAACCTCGTCGTCGAGCGCCTGATGGACGACCTGATGGAGCATCGCCAGCTGATCCTCGACCTCGTGCAGCAGCGCCAGCCGCTGGCCCGGGTCAGTCAGGCGGTGGACAGCCTCTGCGCCCGCCAGGGCACCCTGCCCCGGCACAAGGCCTATCCGTTCGAGGTGCTGGCCCACCGGGTGGAGAAGCTCGGCGAGCGCAAGCAGGGCCTGTCCATCGCCCGCTTCGGCGTGCGCAACATCTACACCCTGACCCGCAACGCGCTGATCACCGGCCGCCGCGAAGGCTGGTCGCCCCTGTGGTCGAGCAACAGCCGTTCGGAACATCCGCCAACACCCGGCCTCTGGGCGGTGGAACCGCACCTGGGCTTCCGTGGCGTCGGCGCCAAGTTCGAAGAACTTCTGGTGGTGACCGGGGACAGCGCCTTCTGGCTGGATGACGACCTGCCCCACGTGCGCCGCTGGCAGGCCCGCCAGCAGGGCAAGCAGGTGGCCGCATGA
- a CDS encoding MerR family transcriptional regulator — protein MKNVPSFLSRLLNQAAEPPAVPDAEYTVDELALEAGTTVRNLRAYQDRGLLPPPERRGRVGIYNGEHLARLRLIGQLLERGYSIASIRELLDAWEQGRDLAHVLGLEQAIVGAWNLVEPTRLGFDEVQALFGADLTDDNMDLARELGLIEFAGDHLRVLNPRVFSAGVQLYRSGIPLDVLLAQFVAIRRQVEPVSAGIVRMIVEHLVNPLLSGSLPHVSELDDLNRQLLALRPLVEQVVDSELARGLQLSANQELGERVGELLKGFLKR, from the coding sequence ATGAAAAATGTCCCCTCCTTTCTCAGCAGGCTCCTCAACCAGGCCGCCGAACCGCCGGCGGTGCCGGACGCCGAATACACGGTGGACGAACTGGCCCTTGAGGCCGGCACCACGGTACGCAACCTGCGCGCCTATCAGGATCGCGGCCTGCTGCCGCCACCGGAGCGGCGCGGAAGGGTCGGCATCTACAATGGCGAGCACCTCGCGCGGCTACGGCTGATCGGCCAGTTGCTGGAGCGCGGCTACAGCATCGCCAGCATCCGCGAACTGCTGGACGCCTGGGAACAGGGCCGGGACCTGGCTCACGTGCTGGGGTTGGAGCAGGCCATCGTCGGCGCCTGGAACCTGGTGGAACCCACTCGCCTGGGCTTCGACGAAGTACAGGCACTGTTTGGCGCCGATCTCACCGACGACAATATGGACCTCGCCCGCGAACTGGGCCTGATCGAGTTCGCCGGCGACCACCTGCGGGTGCTCAATCCGCGCGTGTTCAGCGCCGGGGTTCAGCTCTACCGCTCCGGGATTCCGCTGGACGTGCTGCTGGCCCAGTTCGTCGCCATCCGCCGCCAGGTGGAGCCGGTGTCCGCCGGCATCGTGCGGATGATCGTCGAGCACCTGGTCAACCCGCTGCTGTCCGGCAGCCTGCCCCATGTCAGTGAGCTGGATGACCTCAATCGCCAGCTGCTGGCGCTGCGTCCGCTGGTGGAACAGGTGGTGGACAGCGAACTGGCGCGTGGCCTGCAGCTCTCGGCCAACCAGGAACTGGGCGAGCGGGTGGGCGAGCTGTTGAAAGGCTTCCTCAAGCGCTGA
- a CDS encoding aldehyde dehydrogenase family protein has translation MATHQLFIDGQWRDPVEPRLRPVINPANEDVLAQVAVAGAADAEAAISAARRAFDQGDWPWLGVCERATILRRIAEAVEADGEHLARLETLNAGKTLGESQGDVANVVATFRFYAALLEGEGGTTNTYAPAHVISLNQREPVGVCALIAPWNYPLLQLAWKVAPALAAGNTLVVKPSSLTPLTALRLCQLVEQVGLPAGVFNLLTGPGEIGERLAASPEVDLVSLTGGATAGGKVMRAASGNFKRVALELGGKNPNIVFADADFDVALDQALNAVYFNAGQVCSAGSRLLVEAGIHDDFVQALAERVRRIRLGDGLAEATQMGPVISAGQRNQVLGMVEGALAEGARLLAGGRVPQGEGFERGFWLEPTLLGNVHASMGIAREEIFGPVITVERFEGEAEALQLANGTPFGLAAGVWTRDLARAHRAARRLRAGTVWINDYNAAFPQAPWGGYKSSGIGRELSRAGLEEFSELKHLYLNTSPAALNWFGV, from the coding sequence ATGGCGACCCACCAACTCTTCATCGATGGCCAGTGGCGTGACCCGGTCGAGCCCCGGCTGCGGCCGGTGATCAACCCAGCCAATGAGGATGTGCTGGCACAGGTGGCGGTAGCCGGTGCGGCGGATGCCGAGGCCGCCATCAGCGCCGCGCGCAGGGCCTTCGACCAAGGCGACTGGCCGTGGCTGGGAGTCTGCGAGCGGGCCACGATCCTGCGGCGCATCGCCGAGGCCGTCGAGGCCGATGGCGAGCATCTGGCACGCCTGGAAACCCTCAACGCTGGCAAGACGCTCGGCGAAAGCCAGGGCGACGTGGCAAACGTGGTGGCGACCTTCCGCTTCTACGCCGCCTTGCTGGAAGGCGAGGGCGGGACGACCAACACCTACGCGCCGGCCCATGTCATCAGCCTCAACCAGCGCGAGCCGGTGGGTGTTTGCGCGCTGATCGCGCCCTGGAACTATCCGTTGCTGCAACTGGCCTGGAAGGTCGCCCCGGCATTGGCTGCGGGCAACACCCTGGTGGTCAAGCCGAGCAGCCTGACGCCGCTGACGGCCTTGCGCCTGTGCCAGCTGGTCGAGCAAGTCGGTTTGCCGGCAGGGGTATTCAACCTGCTCACAGGGCCCGGTGAGATTGGCGAGCGGCTGGCCGCCAGCCCGGAGGTCGACCTGGTGTCCCTGACCGGAGGCGCAACGGCCGGCGGCAAGGTGATGCGTGCGGCCAGCGGCAACTTCAAGCGGGTGGCACTGGAGTTGGGCGGCAAGAACCCCAACATCGTCTTCGCCGACGCCGATTTCGATGTGGCGCTGGACCAGGCGCTCAACGCCGTTTACTTCAACGCCGGCCAGGTCTGTTCGGCGGGCTCGCGGCTGCTGGTGGAAGCCGGCATCCATGACGATTTCGTCCAGGCCCTGGCCGAACGGGTGAGGCGCATTCGCCTGGGTGACGGGCTGGCCGAGGCTACGCAGATGGGGCCGGTGATCTCCGCCGGCCAGCGCAATCAGGTCCTGGGCATGGTCGAGGGTGCGCTGGCCGAAGGCGCCCGGCTCCTGGCCGGTGGGCGGGTACCGCAGGGCGAGGGGTTCGAGCGGGGCTTCTGGCTGGAGCCGACCCTGCTGGGCAATGTGCATGCATCCATGGGGATCGCCCGCGAGGAAATCTTCGGCCCGGTGATCACCGTCGAGCGATTCGAGGGGGAGGCCGAGGCGCTGCAACTGGCCAACGGCACGCCCTTCGGCCTGGCTGCCGGTGTCTGGACCCGCGATCTCGCCAGGGCCCATCGCGCGGCCCGCCGGCTGCGGGCCGGCACGGTGTGGATCAACGACTACAACGCCGCCTTCCCCCAGGCGCCCTGGGGCGGCTACAAGTCCAGCGGCATTGGTCGTGAGTTGTCGCGGGCCGGGCTGGAGGAGTTCAGCGAGCTCAAGCATCTCTACCTGAACACCAGCCCCGCGGCGTTGAACTGGTTTGGCGTGTGA
- a CDS encoding choline dehydrogenase, whose translation MSEFDYLIVGAGSAGCVLANRLGAEPGVKVLVLEAGPLDQSWTIDMPSAVGIVVGGSRYNWSYSSEPEPWLDNRRIGTPRGRTLGGSSSINGMVYIRGHARDYDNWAEQGCHGWSYQEVLPYFIRAENHEHGANAYHGDAGHLHVTAGNIDTPLCSAFVQAGVEAGYGQSRDLNGFRQEGFGPVDRTTRKGRRWSTARGYLAEALQRGNVTVATGALSLRILFEGRRACGIEYEQNGEVHQARARREVILAAGAINSPQLLLLSGVGPAEEIRTHGLPLVHDLPGVGRRLNDHPDTVVQYLCKQPVSIYPWTRAPGKWWIGARWFVSHDGLAASNHFEAGAFIRSRAGVEHPDLQLTFMPLAVQPGSVDLVPAHAFQIHIDLMRPTSLGSVTLRGADPRLSPRIQFNYLKSEQDRADMRAGARLVREIIEQPAMRALKGKELVPGPENLSDQALDAWARRVTETGYHASGTCKMGPASDPEAVVDPQLRVHGLEGLRVVDASIMPIIVSGNTNAPTVMIAEKASDMIRGQAPLPAAGVPVWTHSDWRGQQR comes from the coding sequence ATGTCCGAGTTCGATTACCTGATCGTCGGCGCAGGCTCGGCCGGCTGCGTGCTGGCCAACCGCCTGGGCGCCGAGCCCGGCGTGAAGGTGCTGGTGCTGGAAGCCGGTCCGCTGGACCAGAGCTGGACCATCGACATGCCTTCGGCCGTGGGCATCGTCGTCGGCGGCAGCCGCTACAACTGGAGCTACAGCAGCGAACCCGAGCCCTGGCTGGACAATCGCCGCATCGGCACGCCGCGCGGGCGAACCCTGGGTGGTTCCTCGTCCATCAACGGCATGGTCTACATCCGGGGCCATGCCCGCGACTACGACAACTGGGCCGAGCAGGGCTGCCACGGCTGGAGCTACCAGGAAGTGCTGCCCTACTTCATCCGCGCGGAGAACCACGAGCACGGCGCAAATGCCTACCACGGCGACGCCGGGCACCTGCACGTGACCGCAGGCAATATCGATACGCCGCTCTGTTCCGCCTTCGTCCAGGCCGGCGTGGAAGCGGGCTACGGGCAGAGCCGTGACCTCAACGGCTTCCGCCAGGAAGGCTTCGGCCCGGTGGACCGCACCACCCGCAAAGGCAGGCGCTGGAGCACCGCCCGTGGCTACCTGGCCGAGGCGCTGCAACGTGGCAATGTCACGGTGGCGACCGGCGCACTCAGCCTGCGCATTCTCTTCGAGGGACGCCGCGCCTGCGGCATCGAGTACGAGCAGAACGGCGAGGTGCACCAGGCCCGCGCCCGCCGCGAGGTGATACTCGCCGCCGGGGCGATCAACTCGCCGCAATTGCTGTTGCTGTCGGGCGTCGGCCCGGCCGAGGAAATTCGCACCCATGGCCTGCCGCTCGTGCATGACCTGCCCGGCGTCGGTCGGCGCCTCAACGATCACCCCGACACCGTGGTGCAGTACTTGTGCAAGCAGCCGGTGTCCATCTACCCCTGGACCCGTGCGCCGGGCAAATGGTGGATCGGTGCGCGCTGGTTCGTCAGCCACGATGGCCTGGCCGCCAGCAACCATTTCGAAGCCGGCGCCTTCATTCGCTCGCGGGCGGGCGTCGAGCACCCGGACCTGCAACTCACCTTCATGCCGCTAGCGGTGCAACCGGGCAGTGTCGATCTGGTGCCGGCGCACGCCTTCCAGATCCATATCGACCTGATGCGCCCCACCAGCCTCGGCAGCGTCACCCTGCGCGGCGCCGACCCGCGACTGTCGCCACGCATCCAGTTCAACTACCTGAAGAGCGAACAGGACCGTGCCGATATGCGTGCCGGCGCGCGGCTGGTACGGGAAATCATCGAGCAGCCGGCCATGCGTGCACTGAAAGGCAAGGAGCTGGTACCGGGGCCGGAGAACCTCAGCGACCAGGCCCTGGACGCCTGGGCCCGGCGCGTGACCGAAACCGGCTACCACGCCAGCGGCACCTGCAAGATGGGGCCGGCGTCGGACCCGGAAGCGGTGGTCGATCCACAGCTGCGGGTGCACGGGCTGGAAGGCCTGCGAGTGGTGGACGCCTCGATCATGCCGATCATCGTCAGCGGCAACACCAATGCGCCGACCGTGATGATCGCGGAGAAGGCCAGCGATATGATCCGGGGCCAGGCACCCCTGCCTGCGGCCGGGGTGCCGGTGTGGACCCATTCGGATTGGCGTGGACAGCAACGATAA
- a CDS encoding metal-dependent hydrolase, producing the protein MSQEHHRLEQRKVRFDFADTPLHWVPGEPEASHIMNTLHLILPAGEFWFCRVYNKALPLITDEQLREDVRGFVRQEAQHARAHDSALTPYLERHGIDPTPFTRGIYWLFEKVLCDYPLGENAFTRWLQPWWLRQRVGLIAAVEHFTCVLGNWIITTRSLDDADPVMLDLLRWHGAEEVEHRCVAHDLHVHLKGNLLMRWFYMLVASGALIFLFSQSMRTLMRQDPSTRYHRGFLRLWHALGKRDMLPPMGSIGVAVLRYFRPGFHPRTEGDLRVALDYLASSPAAQRAAAEAAG; encoded by the coding sequence ATGAGCCAAGAGCATCACCGCCTCGAACAGCGCAAGGTGCGCTTCGACTTCGCCGACACGCCGCTGCACTGGGTGCCCGGCGAGCCGGAGGCTTCGCACATCATGAACACCCTGCACCTGATCCTGCCGGCCGGGGAATTCTGGTTCTGCCGGGTCTACAACAAGGCCCTGCCGCTGATCACCGACGAGCAGTTGCGCGAGGATGTGCGCGGTTTCGTGCGCCAGGAAGCCCAGCACGCCCGAGCCCACGACAGCGCGCTCACCCCCTACCTGGAACGCCACGGCATCGACCCGACGCCCTTCACCAGGGGCATCTACTGGCTGTTCGAGAAGGTGCTGTGCGACTACCCCCTGGGAGAAAACGCCTTCACCCGCTGGCTGCAGCCCTGGTGGCTGCGCCAGCGGGTTGGCCTGATCGCCGCGGTGGAACATTTCACCTGCGTGCTGGGCAACTGGATCATCACGACCCGCAGCCTGGACGACGCCGACCCGGTGATGCTCGACCTGCTGCGCTGGCACGGTGCCGAGGAGGTGGAACACCGCTGCGTGGCCCACGACCTGCACGTGCACCTGAAAGGCAACCTGCTGATGCGCTGGTTCTACATGCTGGTGGCCAGCGGTGCGCTGATCTTCCTGTTCAGCCAGTCCATGCGCACGCTGATGCGCCAGGACCCGTCCACCCGCTACCACCGGGGCTTCCTCCGCCTCTGGCACGCCCTGGGCAAGCGCGACATGCTGCCGCCCATGGGCAGCATCGGCGTGGCGGTGCTGCGCTACTTCCGGCCGGGCTTCCATCCCCGCACCGAAGGCGACCTGCGGGTGGCGCTGGATTACCTGGCAAGCTCCCCTGCCGCGCAGCGGGCTGCGGCGGAGGCGGCGGGTTGA